Sequence from the Gloeocapsopsis dulcis genome:
TGCTGACTTTGAATTCAAATCGCAGCCGATCGCATAAACTGTATCCGTAGGGTACAGCATTACTGCTCCATCGCGGAGCAGATCAACAATCTGTTCGACTGTGCGTACTTGCGGAGTTTCGGGATGAATAGTGTAAGTTTTAGCCATGGCGATTTCGAGTATTCAATGCTGGCAGTATTCTTAATAAGTATCACCTGTTACCTATTACCCATTACCTTGTACCTATGACGAAGCTAGCGTATTTAGAGTGTCCTACTGGTATTGCGGGAGATATGTGTTTAGGGGCACTTGTCGATATTGGTGTTCCCTTGGAGTATTTAATAGAACAGCTTAAGGGATTAGGCATTGCTCAAGAGTATGAGTTACAGGTAGAGCCAGTTCACCGCAAGGGACAATTAGCAACCAAAGTTCACGTAAGATTGCTACAAAAACATCATCACGGACGACATTTACCAGAAATTGAGCAACTTATTACATCTGCTAAATTACCATCACGGGCGCAAAAGTGGAGTTTAGAAGTCTTTCGCCAACTTGCAGTAGCCGAAGGAGCAGTTCATGGTATTGCACCCGAAAAAGTCCACTTTCATGAAGTTGGTGCAGTCGATGCAATTGTTGATATTGTCGGTACTTGTTTAGGGTTGGATTGGTTGAAAATTGATAAATTGTACTGCTCAGCGCTGCCTACAGGAGGTGGTACAGTAAAAGCGGCACATGGGCGATTGCCAGTACCCGTTCCAGCAGTATTAAAGTTATGGCAAATGCGGGGCTGTCCAGTCTATAGTAACGGTATTGAGCGAGAATTAGTTACACCTACCGGAGCTGCGATCGCAACAATTGCTACTGATTTTGGCGCTCCACCTGCCATGACTTTGCACAAAATTGGCTTAGGAGCTGGTTCTAGTGATTTGCCAATTCCCAATATTTTACGCCTATGGTTAGGTGAGAGTAGAGGTCAGGAATCAGAGATCAGGAATCAGGGAGTTAACATTAGTGATGTCAATTCTTGTATAGAGACAATTGCGGTATTAGAAACGCAAATTGATGATTTGAGTCCCCAAGCGATCGGGTATGTTTTTGATGCCTTATTTGCGGCTGGCGCTGTGGATGTGTTTACACAGTCAATTGGAATGAAAAAGTCACGTCCTGGAATTTTACTCACTGTAATCTGCCATCCTGAACAGTTGGACGCTTGTGAAGCTGTCTTATTTCAAGAAACAACAACTTTGGGTATTCGTCATTCATTGCAGCAACGCACTATTTTGCCACGAGAAATTCAAAAAGTTGATACTGAATATGGCACAGTAAGGGTTAAGGTTGCCTGGATGGAAAAAAAGTTGGTTAATGTCCAGCCAGAATACGAAGACTGTGCGCAACTAGCAAAAAAACATCAAATTGCTTGGCGCGAAATTCACCGACAGGCGTTACATAGCTGGTATACACAACTTGAAAACTAGTGATGGCAAGCGATCGCTTCATGTCATAGTGCCAATGACAAAAAAAGTCAGGCGATTGGTGTATATCAAATCCAAACTTCCTGACTTTATAGCGCGATCAACTTAACAGCAGTTTTAATTAAGCACGATTCAGCTTGATTATTCTACAGTCTCACCAACTTTATCGCCTGCTTTATAAAGCGATCGCTGAGTAGCTTTTCCAGCTTGATAAGCTTTGTCTTGGACGTCTTTACCGGCTGCTGTGACGTTCTCTGCTGCACGACTTGCACTTCGATTTACATCTCTAGCCGTTTCTTTAGCGTTTTCTTTAACGTTACTTGCAGCGCGGTTAGCACCGTGAGTCACATCATCAGTTGCATCAAGGGTATTCTCCTTGATATTTTCAGTACCCCGCTTTGTTGCTTTGCCTAATTCTGCGGCTGTACTTTGCGCTTTATCTTGAGCGGCTTTAGTGCTACGCTGTACATTCTTACCAAAATCTTCTGCGTTCTCACCTTTCTTGTCAAGAATGCGCTTGGTGTTTTCGCCTACACTACCTGTTTCGTCAATTACGTTTCGCTCAGCGTTTTCCTTAAGCGCAGCTGCGCGATCAGCAGCCTTTTCTAATCCTCGTGCTCTAGGATCTACGTCACTGAATTCATTCATTGACCCTCCTTCAAAAGGAGTAGTCACAGCTTTATCAGGAACTTCTGGTCTTGGATTGGAGCTATTTTTGAGCTGAGTTTTGCTTTCAGATTGCATCCCAGAGGGAACGTCCTGTCTACCACTTGACAAACCAGGTGTCCGAGCTTGCACAGAGTTACAAGCTGTGCTTGTAAATAGTACAATTCCTGCTACCAAAGCCATTAATATCTTGCTCAGTCGAATTGTTTTAATTGCAGCAATGATTTTGCTCATACTGATACTCCATGCGATTTTGTTTGAATGGAAAAGTTGACTAAATGCCCTAACTGTGTCGTATTTACTTGCAGCTAAATCTTTATTGCTGCCAACTTACACCTTTTAGTAAAACGACAGTTTTTGTGGTGCAACTTCAAAGTAAATTAGGGCAAAAAACCGTTATTACTTCACACTACTTGCGTCTCAATCCTGGATTAGCTGTAGCTTCTGGTCTTTTACTTGCCTCATCAGCTTTCTCACCAACAAACTCAGATGCTTCTCCAAAAGCCTCTTGTACTTTCTCTAACCGCTTCTCAACACGGTTTCCTAGATCAGCATCACGTTGGATCAGTCCACCAGAAGTAGGTTGCTTGAAGTCTTCAGCTGTTTTGACTGGTAGTTGTGCTTCTTTTTTCACTCTACCTGAAGGTGTCTCTGCACCTGGATAAAGGATATCAGACTCATCTGTAGCAGCAATTAGCTGTGAATTCAACTGCAAGCTAGCTTGATTTCGCTCCTTAGCATTCGTATTCTTGACTTTGGTGTCTGTAGACATATTGTACTTGGTGTATGCGTCTCCGCCTCCCTTGTAGGGATTATTAGCACCACCAGCTTGAACTGCAGGATTATCAGGGTTGGCACCTCGGACATCACCGGGATTACACGCAGTACTAAATACAAGCAATATACCAGCCAAAAAAACTGTGAGAATTTGGCGCAGTCTCAGTTTTTTGATAATACCCACTAACTTACTCACAAAGTCCTCCTTTCATTTTCAAGCATCCCAAATGCTGGGATTAACATTTTTTTAATTGTCGCGTTGGGTTTTCATAACCATTTTTGAATTCCCACTGCGCTGCAATCAACACAACAGTAGATATACAGCAAAATGAGTCAGCGTTATTGATTTCGATAGTTAACTTTAACCACTGAATGATACTAAAAAACAACTAGCGATCGCTGCCTCTAGCAAAGGTCACATTATTAGTCTAATAAAATCCTGTTGTTATCTAACTGTAGAGAGATTTATCTCGTTGTATATTTCTCTGTGTTAAGACTTGTTGAGCAAAAAAAACGTTACTTGTATTATTTGAAGCAGTGCTATATGTAAAAAACATCAGATTACTGGTTTAACCAAACGGAGAAACTAACTGCTCTAAAAGTTGATTTTAGTTATAGGAGGCATCAAATTCTTAAGTTATTAAAGCAATTTTGGGTGTACCTAAAACCATACAGCCGATGGGTTATTGTAGGAGCGACGCTATTCTTTCTACTGCAAGCATTAATCCGTCACTGGCAAGAAGTTACTACAATCCAAATTTCTTCTACAGGATGGAGAATCTTAACAGGTGCATTGTGTGTAACATTTTTTGCACATATTTGGTCAGGTTGGGTATGGACTTGGATTTTAGGAGAATTAAATCAACAAGTCAATAAATATCAATTTCTTCGTGTCTACTTAAAAACTAACATTGCTAAGTATTTGCCAGGCAACGTTTGGCATTATTATGGTCGGATTACTGCTGCCAAAAAGGCAGGAATTTCTACTAGCATAGCAACTTTAAGTGTATTACTAGAACCACTACTCATGGCAGCGGCTGCTTTAATAATTGTTTTAGTGGGTATTTTTTTTGAAGTAACAAATTACCGTCTTCCATTAATTTGGTTGTCTGTTTTAGGCTTAGCAACTGTTTTAATCGCGATTCACCCGCGATTTTTAAATATAGCAATTCGCTTTTTAGGAAAATTAAAGCTCAAGAAGAATCAACCTAACATAATAGCTCCTAATGGCTATATGCTGATACGTTATCCTCTAAATCCTTTATTAGGTGAACTAGGTTTTGTTTTACTACGTAGTATCGGATTCTTACTAACGCTGCTAGCTCTCAATTCGTTGCAGTTAGAGCAATTACCTTTGCTGTTGGGAGCTTTTAGCCTAGCATGGCTACTTGGTTTGATTGTTCCAGGAGCACCTGGAGGGTTAGGAGTTTTTGAAGCAACGGTGATCGCGCTTTTAGAACACAGCTTATCTCCTGGTATCGTCATTAGTGCGATCGCTTTCTATCGGTTAGTAAGCATTCTTGCTGAAGCTGCGGCTGCTGGATTTGCTTGGTTAGATGAACATCGCCTAGATTTTAATTAAGTTTTACAGGAATATTATCTATATAAATCGCACACATTACATTAAAAATATCAAGAAAAGTATTCATCTTATCTCGTTCTTTTTCAGAAAATTTTTCATAATATCTAATTAATTCTGCAATACAAGTTTCAAGATGAATCCGGCAACCTTTACAAATCAATAAGATCTTAATCAAAAGCATGACTAGCGTTAGTGGATTTCCTTGGGATATCAGGTTAAGGAACATTGGAGATGGCTCGTGGTGGTTTTCAGTTGTTAAATATTCAATGACTGTATTACAAGTTCTCAAAACTAACGCATCTGTTACCTCTTTTTCATTAGAGTTAACATTTAATGTTATTAATTTTTTTGACAAATTGATTCTTGAAGTATCTCCTACTTCACTATTATTACTAGAATGAACTAAAAACTTTTCTAATCTTTCTTTAAACTGGCGATAATTAAGATTTTTTGTTTGCTTGAGAAAAAGGTTGGCAGTGCTTGCATAACTAGCAGGATCGCGCTTGGCGACAATTAACTTAATTAGACGTAGAACTTCCTCTGGTAAGTTAGTAGGATTTTTATGTTTATCTATGTTAGAAGACTGAGAAGAAGCCATGTACATTGCTAAATCAAATTTAAATTGGTATTTTAGCCTGCTAGCTTCATTCCGCGCAGCTTCTCGTTGTTCTATGGGTTTTCTGATATCGTTAGATTGAGCTATTAACGTATGTGATGTATAACTCTGATGCCGTCTCGTTTGTTGTTGCTTCTGGCATTTATCAGCAAATGCTTTAACTTCTATATAACTCTCACTACTGATAAAATCTTCTACCCAAATCCGGAGAGGGTTTTGCGTAGGTAATATAACAGGTTGATTATCTGAAAGATTTTCAAAGATGGCAATTAAGTATTCTATATATCGCGTTTTTTTTGTGAGTTTCCAATTATTAAGTAGGATATAGCAGCAACGCTTGATTGTATTGTGAAATTCTTCTTTATTATTACTGGTAATAATCTCTTGTATTGCTTGAAGATGATCTAATTTATTTATTTTTGGAGGCAAAATAAATAAATCAATGAAGTGTTGTAGTACTGTTTCTGCTGAATGCTGCTTAATATTTTCTAGCAAAAAGCTATAAATAGACTCTTGAGATTGCGCAAGACTACGAGGTTGTTTATCTGACTGAACAACTGCATCGGTATATTTATAGCTTGCTGGGTGTGGGAAATTCAACATACAGGTTTTTAAAGGTAAAGCTCCTCCTCTATATAGAGAGATAGCTTGTTTTACGTATATTTTCTTATATGAGAAGTTGAACTATTGAAAAATTGAGACTTCGATGCACAATTTAAATGAAACTTGATTGAAAATATGGCATATTTACCTAACGTAGTTCATCAGTAAAATTAGTGATTTATTAACTATGTCAAGGTTTTCAGGTATGGGGGCAGAGAGACTTGAACTCTCACGACCATTTACGGTCAACGGATTTTCATTCTCTTGCAGCTTTCGCTACTACCTTAAGGTTTTTTACCTTACTAGGCTTTGAGAATTGGACTCTCTCTTTACCCTCGGCTGAACGTTAGGGTAGCTCCCGTCGAGTCTCTGCACCTTCCGAAATGAGGGGTCAGGAGCGAGGAGTGAGGATTTAGGGTTTAGATACTATACTTTTCCCTAATACCTTCATACTTCGTGCTTTCCCTTTCGGCTTGGCTCAGGATTGCCATATCTGAATCAGATTTAGGTTTCCCTGAGTTTGAGAGCGGTCACTTGACAAGTTTCTTTGCCAAGGCTCAATTGTTTAAGTCCGTAGCGTCTACCATTCCGCCACGCCCCCGTTTGAGATTGGGTTGTTGTGTAACAACTTATCCCGTTTGTCTATTGCACCATTAAATTGCAATCTATGCAACAACTTTAGCAAAAAAAATTAGCGATCGCCTGTAATATTCTTCCTGCAATCAATCGCAGCAGCTAGGGAGAAAAGCGGTAGAATAGCTAAAAACAAACGATTTACGCGGGTTCAATGGATAGCTTACTAGAGTACCTTAACCAAAACCAACCGATTGCGATCGCGCTACTGTACCTTGTCCTGGCGGGAGCATATCTGCTTGTCGTTCCTTTAGCAATCATGTTGTACCTAAAACTGCGTTGGTATAACGCCACATCGTTTGAGCGGGGCTTTATGTACTTCCTAGTGTTCTTTTTCTTTCCAGGGCTATTACTGCTAGCGCCATTTATAAATTTTCGCCCCCAGCGTCGGCAAATTTCTAGTTAAACCATGAACAGAATTACGGTTATTGGTATTGGGCTTGGCGTGTTTGTTGCGGGTGGTGTTGTCTATGCCATCTTGCAGGTGGTTGGTTTAGATAGCTTAACAGCAGGCGTGTGGAGCCAAGTTTTGTTAGTTGGTGCCTTGGTGGGATGGTTAGTAACTTATCTCACTAGAGTATTAAGACAAGATATGACGTATCACCAGCAACGGCAAAATTACGAAGAAGCTTTTTTGCAAAAAAGGCTAGAGGAACTGACACCAGAAGAATTAGCAAAATTACAAGCAGAGATTGAACAAGAAAACAAATCTCGCGATCAATCCTCAAAGGTGTAAAGTGTTGGATGTTGTCTTTGATCGCCGACACTACCATTGAAAGATGAACTCAATTTCTGATTGCTTCAAGTCGCTGCGATCGCGCGGTGCTTGTGCTTTAATTCCCTTCGTGACTGCTGGCGATCCAGACTTGGAGACAACGGCTGAAGCTTTGCGGGTTTTAGATGCTGCTGGAGCAGATATCATTGAACTCGGAGTACCGTACTCCGATCCGTTAGCAGATGGGCCTGTGATTCAAGCCGCAGCAAGTCGGGCACTACAAAAAGGAACGCGCCTTGAACAAGTTTTGGAAATCGTGCGCGAGGTAAGTCCTACACTGCGATCGCCAATTGTTTTATTTATGTATTACAACCCGATTTTGAATCGGGGAATTGAGACATTTTTACAGCAAATTGTGGATGCTGGTGTCGCTGGTTTAGTTGTGCCTGATTTGCCACTAGAAGAAGCTGAAGGGCTGCTGAAACCCGCTCAAGAGGTAGGGATTGAAGTTATATTATTAGTCGCTCCAACCAGTTCCCCAGAAAGGATTGAAGCGATCGCCCGTGCTTCGCAGGGATTTATTTATTTAGTCAGTGTGACTGGCGTTACCGGAATGCGATCGCAAATGGAGGCGCGAGTACCTGAACTACTTAAACAAATACGTAGTTACACCGACAAACCCATTGGTGTCGGTTTTGGCATTTCTGCCCCCGAACAAGCGCGACAAGTACGTGAATTGGGTGCAGACGCCGTGATTGTTGGAAGTGCGATTGTCAAACGCTTAGCAGACGGAACTCCCCAAACAGGATTGCAAGCAATTGGGGAGTTTTGCCAAAGTTTAAGGGCGGCAATTAGCGATTAACAGTACTCATATCTGCATAGCGATCGCCTGCGGCAACTCCTTTAGGGGCGACTTCAGCAATCCGTTGGAGTTCTGCTGATGTGAGTGTAATCTCAACTGCAGCAACATTTTCCTCCAGATATTTCTGCCGTTTCGTCCCAGGAATGGGTACAATGTCATTTCCTTGGGCGAGTAACCAGGCCAGTGCTAATTGTCCTGGGGTGACACCTTTTTCAGCAGCAATTTCCTTAACTTGTTCCACGAGTTGCAGGTTTTTATTAAAATTCTCGCCTTGGAATCGAGGTAAATTCCTCCGGAAGTCATCAGGTGCAAAATCATCAGGGCTGGTAATTTGTCCTGAGAGAAATCCGCGTCCAAGTGGACTGTAGGCAACAAACC
This genomic interval carries:
- the larC gene encoding nickel pincer cofactor biosynthesis protein LarC, producing the protein MTKLAYLECPTGIAGDMCLGALVDIGVPLEYLIEQLKGLGIAQEYELQVEPVHRKGQLATKVHVRLLQKHHHGRHLPEIEQLITSAKLPSRAQKWSLEVFRQLAVAEGAVHGIAPEKVHFHEVGAVDAIVDIVGTCLGLDWLKIDKLYCSALPTGGGTVKAAHGRLPVPVPAVLKLWQMRGCPVYSNGIERELVTPTGAAIATIATDFGAPPAMTLHKIGLGAGSSDLPIPNILRLWLGESRGQESEIRNQGVNISDVNSCIETIAVLETQIDDLSPQAIGYVFDALFAAGAVDVFTQSIGMKKSRPGILLTVICHPEQLDACEAVLFQETTTLGIRHSLQQRTILPREIQKVDTEYGTVRVKVAWMEKKLVNVQPEYEDCAQLAKKHQIAWREIHRQALHSWYTQLEN
- a CDS encoding DUF6658 family protein; its protein translation is MSKLVGIIKKLRLRQILTVFLAGILLVFSTACNPGDVRGANPDNPAVQAGGANNPYKGGGDAYTKYNMSTDTKVKNTNAKERNQASLQLNSQLIAATDESDILYPGAETPSGRVKKEAQLPVKTAEDFKQPTSGGLIQRDADLGNRVEKRLEKVQEAFGEASEFVGEKADEASKRPEATANPGLRRK
- a CDS encoding lysylphosphatidylglycerol synthase domain-containing protein; this encodes MYLKPYSRWVIVGATLFFLLQALIRHWQEVTTIQISSTGWRILTGALCVTFFAHIWSGWVWTWILGELNQQVNKYQFLRVYLKTNIAKYLPGNVWHYYGRITAAKKAGISTSIATLSVLLEPLLMAAAALIIVLVGIFFEVTNYRLPLIWLSVLGLATVLIAIHPRFLNIAIRFLGKLKLKKNQPNIIAPNGYMLIRYPLNPLLGELGFVLLRSIGFLLTLLALNSLQLEQLPLLLGAFSLAWLLGLIVPGAPGGLGVFEATVIALLEHSLSPGIVISAIAFYRLVSILAEAAAAGFAWLDEHRLDFN
- the ndhL gene encoding NAD(P)H-quinone oxidoreductase subunit L, whose amino-acid sequence is MDSLLEYLNQNQPIAIALLYLVLAGAYLLVVPLAIMLYLKLRWYNATSFERGFMYFLVFFFFPGLLLLAPFINFRPQRRQISS
- a CDS encoding DUF3007 family protein, with the protein product MNRITVIGIGLGVFVAGGVVYAILQVVGLDSLTAGVWSQVLLVGALVGWLVTYLTRVLRQDMTYHQQRQNYEEAFLQKRLEELTPEELAKLQAEIEQENKSRDQSSKV
- the trpA gene encoding tryptophan synthase subunit alpha, whose product is MNSISDCFKSLRSRGACALIPFVTAGDPDLETTAEALRVLDAAGADIIELGVPYSDPLADGPVIQAAASRALQKGTRLEQVLEIVREVSPTLRSPIVLFMYYNPILNRGIETFLQQIVDAGVAGLVVPDLPLEEAEGLLKPAQEVGIEVILLVAPTSSPERIEAIARASQGFIYLVSVTGVTGMRSQMEARVPELLKQIRSYTDKPIGVGFGISAPEQARQVRELGADAVIVGSAIVKRLADGTPQTGLQAIGEFCQSLRAAISD